The following is a genomic window from Romeriopsis navalis LEGE 11480.
TTTGCTTCGGGATTTGGGGTAGATTGCTTGGGATTTTGGGTTGGGTTGCGTGATTGTGATCCCCCCTCGCCCCCCTTAAAAAGGGGGGAATATGAGCAAGTCCCCCTTTTTAAGGGGGATTTAGGGGGATCACCCCCCTGCCAACAAACCTTCTAACCCACAACCAAACCCACCACCCAAACGAGCAACCGCACCTCAGGTCGATTCCCAAGGTGCGGCTTATGGTGATTTCATCATATGACTCAAGAAATATCTGCGGACAGACCTTCCAGATTCATCGTGCTGAGAACCTAACGCTTCGGCGCGTTCTTCAGACGATAGGTAATACGACCTTTAGTTAAGTCATAGGGCGTCAGTTCTACCTTGACGCGATCGCCCGGCAGAATCTTGATGTAATTGCGGCGAATCTTGCCAGAGATGTGCGCCAACACATTGAAACCGTTATCCAAATCGACGCGGAACATCGCATTCGGCAACGAGTCAACCACCGTACCTTCCATTTCAATTAGATCTTGCTTGGACAAAATTTCCTCCTACATTTCAATCAAAAATCCGTGTCCTCTGTGCCTTCATATTAACGGAAGACACTCACTTTGCCCGCTCCGATACGCGGGCAAAGCTCACTCAATCCCTAGCACCCAATTCCTAGGCAACAACCGCCATCAACGACGCTTTCACCGCATCCATGGCCTGATTGCCGTCAATCACTTTCACCTTATGCTGACCGTCGTAATACGAAATCAACGGGGCCGTTTGTTGACGATAGACTTCCAGCCGTCGCCGAATCGTCGCCTCATTATCATCAGAGCGACCTTCCGCCGCACCGCGCTTCACCAACCGCTCAACTACGACCTCATCCGGCACATCGAGATTGACGGCATTGTCAACCGCTTGGCCAATTTCCGACAACAGTTGATCCAAGAAACCCGCTTGGGCCACATTCCGAGGAAAGCCATCCAAAATCCAACCCGGCTGTGCATCTGATTCTTTAAGGCGCTCCCGAATCAGGTCAATCACGAGACTATCCGGAACGAGTTCCCCCGCATCCATAAATGCCTTCGCCTTCACCCCTAATGGCGTTTGGTTCTTCACCGCCGCCCGCAGGATATCGCCCGTTGAGATGTGGGGAATCCCCTGGGAGTCAGCCAACATCTTCGCTTGAGTGCCTTTACCCGCACCCGGTGCGCCTAAAAAAATCAGTCTTGCCACAATCGCCCTTCCTTAGCCCAGCGTAAACAACTTACGAGTCAACTTACTTATTCACCATCCCCTCGTAGCGCTGCGAAATCACATAGGTCTGTACCTGCTTCGCAGTTTGGATGGCCACACCTACCAAGATTAGCAGTGAGGTGGCACCAAAACCCCGGAAAGTCGTAACCTTCGTCGCTGACTCCACCGCCGTTGGCACGATCGCCACCAACGATAGGAACAACGCCCCGAGCAAGGTCAGACGATTCATCACCTTAGAAATGTAAGCCGTCGTCGCATTCCCAGGACGCACCCCCGGAATACTCGCCCCCATCTTCTTCAAGTTCTTCGACATATCCTCAGGCTGCACCACGAGGGTGGCATAGAAGTAGCTAAAGAACAGAATCAAAATGAAGTAAAAAATATCGCGGGCGATCAAGCTGCTATTGAACTTCGCCAGCGCACCCGCCACTTCCGCATTAGTCCCAAACACCTGCTGCAAAATTGCCGGTAACGTCAACACTGCCGAAGCGAAAATGATCGGCATGACGCCACCTTGGTTGAGCTTCAACGGCAGGTAACTCGTGCGCTCCATTGACATCTGGTTGCGCCCCACTTGGCGGCGGGCAGAGACGATCGGAATCCGGCGAGCACCTTCTTCCACAAATACGATGCCTACGACGATCGCCAAGAACATCAGCAGCAGGATCACAAATCCTGTTACAAATTCCCGGTTCCCCGTCTGTAACTGCTCAAAACTTGCGCCCATCGACTGCGGCAACGTCGCCACAATGTTCAGGAAGATCACCAGTGAGGCACCGTTACCCACACCCCGCTCCGTGAGCAATTCACTCACCCACATGACGAACATCGCCCCGGCAGTCAACGCCAACACCGTCTCAATCACGAATTGCGGCCCAAACCCTTGGGCAAAGGGCCTCAAGAGGCCGATCGTCAACATCGTACTCTGGACAACGGCCCACCCCAGGGCCACATAGCGGGTAATTTGGCCAATCTTGCGGCGTCCCGCTTCACCTTCCTCTTTCTGCAATCGCTCCAAGCTGGGAATCGCCGCAGTCAAAAGTTGGATAATAATCGACGCGTTGATAAACGGGATAATCCCCAACGCAAAAATCCCCAGACTACGCAAACCGCCACCGGAGAACAAGTCTAAAAAGCTCAAAGCCGGGTTGTTGGCGATCGCCTCAGCAAAGGCCAGCCGATCAATCCCCGGCACCGGGATGTAAATGCCCAGACGAATCAGGACCAACAGGCCGATCGTCGTTAATAATCGCCCCCGCAAACCCGAAGCCTTCGCCATTTGGGAAAAGGTCTCCTGGGCCGAAGGCGCTTTATCGCGGTTGACCATATGCGCAATTCCTCTTGCCGACGGTGTTTCTCAAAATATTTAGGTAATGGAAGTTACTCTTCTCCCATTAAACGCCAAAACATCACCCAGTTACCAATGATTCGGCAACGGAGTGATGTCTGACAGAAGTTAACGGTGATTACTTCTTCGAGCGATCGCGCATCCAAACTTTCTTGGTTGTCACTTCGCAGGAACCACCCGCTGCTTCGATTTTTTGCTTGGCACTGGCGGTACAACCCGCCGCTTTGATATTCAAAGCCACCTTCAGTTCGCCGTCACCCAAGACTTTTAGCGGGCCATCATCCTGCGTGATGATCCCAGCTTCCATCAATGAGGCAAGCGTCACTTCCGACTTCGCTGGCATGTCGTTCAACGCGCCAACGTTAATCACAGTGTAGTGCTTCTGATTAATAATCTCGAAGCCCTTCAACTTCGGCAAACGCCGGTAAAGTGGCGTTTGACCACCTTCAAAGCCAGGCCGTGTGGGCCGACCGGAACGGGACTTTTGACCCCGCATGCCGAAACCGCCACTCGCACCTTGACCCGCAGCAATACCACGACCGATGCGACGGCCACGTTGCTGCGAACCTTTTTGGGGTTTTACATCCGTTAATCTCATAATTCTCCTCGCTTACTTGGAGTAAAGCCGTTCAACGGACACACCGCGTTCCTGCGCCACCTGCTGGAGCGTACGCAAACCAGACAAAGCCGAAGCCGTTGCCCGCGCGTTGTTCAAGGGGTTACTGGAGCCGAGTTGCTTCGCCAAGATGTTCTTGACCCCCGCCAGTTCCAATACCGTACGCACCGCACCACCGGCAATTACACCAGTACCCGGAGCCGCCGGACGCATCATCACCTTCGCCCCGACGGAAACGCCAGAAGAAGGATGCGGAATCGAGCTTTCTTTGGTCAAGGGAACTTCCACCAAGTGCTTCTTGGCATCAGCAACACCCTTTTTCACCGCACCGATCACGTCAGCCGCCTTACCGACACCAACGCCAGCTTGGCCTTTTTCGTTACCAATGACGACGATCGCCCGGAAACTGAGTTTTTTACCGCCCTTAACCACCTTCGTTACTCGGCGGATTTGGACGACGCGCTCTTGCCATTCAGATTTCTCTTCACGACCGCCGCGTTTATCTTTGCGTTCACGCTTTGCCATGTTTTTCTCCTAGAATTCCAGACCGGCTTCGCGGGCTGCTTCTGCTAACGCTTTAACGCGACCGTGATAGAGATTTCCACCGCGATCGAATACGACTTGCGCCACACCCTTAGACTTTGCTCGCTGGGCAATTAATTTGCCAACCTCAACCGCAGCGGCCTGGTTTGCACCAGAGTCCAGCTTGCCCTTGAGTTCCTTATCAATTGATGAAGCGGCCGCCAAAGTCGACTGCGCCACATCGTCAATCAACTGCACATAAATGTGCCCGTTGGAACGAAATACGGCCAACCGTGGGCGTTCCGCCGTGCCAGAGAGACGTTTCCGGATACGAGCATGACGGAAGCGCGTAGCCTGTTTACGACTAACCTTTGCCATAATTTACTTCTTAGCTCCACTCTTACCAGCTTTACGCCGGACTTGTTCACCCTCGTAGCGAATCCCTTTACCCTTATAGGGCTCCGGCGGCCGCACGGCCCGCACTTTCGCTGCGACGTTACCCACCAACTCTTTATCAATGCCCGTGACGGTGACTTTCGTCGGACCATCAACCGCAAAGCTAATCCCCGCTGGCGGTTCAATCAGGACGGGATGGCTATAACCCATATTCAGGTTCAGGTTCTTCCCCTGAACCGCGGCCCGATAACCTACACCCTGGATTTCCAGTTTGCGCTCATAGCCGTTCGACACCCCTTCAACCATATTGGCCACCAGAGTCCGACAGAGACCATGCCGCTCCCGCGCTTTGCGGGATTCATTCGCGCGAGTGACGACAACTGTTTCGCCTTCCTGCGCCACGACCACGCCTTCCGGCAATGTACGTGTTAATTCGCCTTTGCTACCCTTAACCGTCACGGTGCGGCCACTGATGGTGACCGTCACTTTAGCGGGGATAGGAATAGGCAGTTTACCAATTCGAGACATATCGCTTCACCTTAGATGGAGTCACTTTCTTACCAGACGTAGCAAAGGACTTCGCCGCCAATGCCTGCCTTCCGTGCATCACGATCGGTCATAACTCCACTGGAAGTCGAAATAATCGCGATACCAATTCCACCCAACACTCTGGGCAAGTCCTTTGTGTTGGAATACACCCGCAAGCCAGGACGGCTAACGCGCTTCAGCTTTGTGAAGATGGGCAGACGCGTCTTACCCTTATACTTCAAGGTCAGCTTAATCATCTTACGGGGGGCTTCACCGGCCTCTTCGATGTCTGCGATGAACCCTTCCGCTTTCAGCACATCCGCAATGTTACGCGTCATGCGGGTTGCCGGCACAAGCGTTGTGGCATGCTTCGCCAAACTCGCGTTACGGACGCGGGTCAGCATATCGGAAATCGTGTCATTTGTTGCCATATTTGCCTCTAGTTAAAAGATACTCAGCAAAATCACCGGAGCAAAACTGCTGTAGCAAAATGCTTTAGCTTTCCCGGAAAGGCATTCCCAGTTCCCGTAGCAGGGCGCGGCCTTCTTCGTCAGTGTTGGCAGTCGTGATGATGGAAATATCCATCCCCCGCATTTGATCAACATCGTCGTAGCTGATCTCGGGGAACATGAGCTGCTCTTTCACACCGATCGTATAGTTGCCACGACCATCAAAGCTCTTGGGGCTAACCCCACGAAAGTCGCGAATCCGCGGCAGGGCCAAGTTGATAAAACGGTCGAGAAAGGCATTCATCCGCCCGGCGCGCAGCGTGACCATGACCCCAACGGGCATGCCTTCACGAATTTTAAAACCTGCGATGGCCTTTTTAGCGCGGGTGATAACTGGCTTTTGGCCAGTAATGACAGCGATTTCTTTAACTGATGCCTCGAGTGCCTTGGCATTTTGGGAAGCTTCCCCTAAACCCCGGTTCACTGTGACCTTTACAACTTTGGGCACTTGATGGATGTTCGTATATTTGAACTCTTCCATCAGCTTCGGTACGACTTGCTCGTTATAGAGCTGCTTGAGTGGTGCTTTAGCCATGCTTTTACGTCCTTTCCCTGGGCTTTGTCAGGGTCATGTATTGGGAATTAAGAATGCGTCGGTTGAGTGATTTGGGAAAATTCGCGATTAATCGAGAATTTCACCCGTCTTCTTCAACATCCGCACTTTCTTGCCGTCTTGGATGGTGTAGCAAACCCGGCTAACCGTTTTTTGCTTTTCCGAGTACAGCATCACATTCGAAGAATGGATCGGTGCTTCACGGGTAATAATTTGACCCGCTTCGCCTTCGTTTTGGGGCTTCTGGTGCTTGGTTTGCACGTTAACGCCGTCAACGATGACTTTGCTTGCTTTCGGGAAAATGCGGGACACAGTGCCCACTTTACCCTTGTCTTTACCAGTGATTACTTGGACCGTATCACCGGTTTTAACGTGCATCGACTGACGCACAGGAGTGGATTTAGCCATTTACAGCACCTCCGGAGCCAGGGAGACAATCTTCATGTAGTTCTTGTCACGCAGTTCCCGGGCCACAGGCCCGAATACACGGGTACCACGGGGGTTCCCATCGGCGTTCAACAATACTGCCGCATTGTCATCAAAGCGGATGCTCATCCCACTTTCACGACGCACGGTCTTCTTGGTGCGCACGACGACCGCCTTCACGACGTCGGACTTCTTCACGGCCATGTTGGGCATGGCGTCTTTGACGACGGCCACGATCACATCACCAATACCCGCATAGCGACGGTTACCACCGCCAACTACCCGAATACACATAATTTTCCGAGCGCCGCTGTTATCCGCAACGGTCAGATAACTTTCCTGCTGAATCATGTTCGTTTACCTCAAACTTGAGAATTAAATGCCGCTTTCGGGGCCAACGCCTGGAGGGCGTTATGCCTTGACGGCGCGAGTGAGGATATCGACCACGGCCCAACGTTTGGTTTTACTCATCGGTCGGGTTTCTTGAATCCGCACTTGATCACCAACGTTGCATTGGTTTTCTTCATCATGCGCTTTGTAGCGCTTGGTCCGGACGACAATCTTGCCGTACCGGGGGTGGGTGGTGCGACTTTCGATCGCCACAACCACAGTTTTTTCCATCTTGTCGCTGACGACGACGCCAACTCTTTCCTTAACTGCCATAAGACTCTACTCCGCTGATGCTGCTGCTTTGAGTTGACGTTCCCGCTCAACGGTCATGAGCTGCGCCAGTTCGTGCTTCAAATGCTTAAACTGATGCGGTGTCTCCAGGCGGCGGGTGCCTTTTTCAAATCGCAGTTGGAACAATTCTTTTTTGACTTCAAGAATTCGCTCGGCAATCTGCTCGTCGCTTTTTTCACGCGCTTCTGAAACTTGGGGAAGTGCCATTAGTCGTCGGCCTCCTTTTTCTTATCGCGAACAACAACTTTGGTCTTGATTGGCATCTTATGGGAAGCCAAACGCAACGCTTCGCGCGCCACATCCTCTTCCACACCAACCATTTCATACATGATGCGACCGGGCTTGACGACGGCAACCCAGTACTCTGGGGAACCTTTACCGGAACC
Proteins encoded in this region:
- the rpsE gene encoding 30S ribosomal protein S5; its protein translation is MAKRERKDKRGGREEKSEWQERVVQIRRVTKVVKGGKKLSFRAIVVIGNEKGQAGVGVGKAADVIGAVKKGVADAKKHLVEVPLTKESSIPHPSSGVSVGAKVMMRPAAPGTGVIAGGAVRTVLELAGVKNILAKQLGSSNPLNNARATASALSGLRTLQQVAQERGVSVERLYSK
- the rpsH gene encoding 30S ribosomal protein S8; this encodes MATNDTISDMLTRVRNASLAKHATTLVPATRMTRNIADVLKAEGFIADIEEAGEAPRKMIKLTLKYKGKTRLPIFTKLKRVSRPGLRVYSNTKDLPRVLGGIGIAIISTSSGVMTDRDARKAGIGGEVLCYVW
- the rplN gene encoding 50S ribosomal protein L14, with the protein product MIQQESYLTVADNSGARKIMCIRVVGGGNRRYAGIGDVIVAVVKDAMPNMAVKKSDVVKAVVVRTKKTVRRESGMSIRFDDNAAVLLNADGNPRGTRVFGPVARELRDKNYMKIVSLAPEVL
- the rplE gene encoding 50S ribosomal protein L5, translating into MAKAPLKQLYNEQVVPKLMEEFKYTNIHQVPKVVKVTVNRGLGEASQNAKALEASVKEIAVITGQKPVITRAKKAIAGFKIREGMPVGVMVTLRAGRMNAFLDRFINLALPRIRDFRGVSPKSFDGRGNYTIGVKEQLMFPEISYDDVDQMRGMDISIITTANTDEEGRALLRELGMPFRES
- the rplF gene encoding 50S ribosomal protein L6 encodes the protein MSRIGKLPIPIPAKVTVTISGRTVTVKGSKGELTRTLPEGVVVAQEGETVVVTRANESRKARERHGLCRTLVANMVEGVSNGYERKLEIQGVGYRAAVQGKNLNLNMGYSHPVLIEPPAGISFAVDGPTKVTVTGIDKELVGNVAAKVRAVRPPEPYKGKGIRYEGEQVRRKAGKSGAKK
- the rpsQ gene encoding 30S ribosomal protein S17, with translation MAVKERVGVVVSDKMEKTVVVAIESRTTHPRYGKIVVRTKRYKAHDEENQCNVGDQVRIQETRPMSKTKRWAVVDILTRAVKA
- the infA gene encoding translation initiation factor IF-1 is translated as MSKQDLIEMEGTVVDSLPNAMFRVDLDNGFNVLAHISGKIRRNYIKILPGDRVKVELTPYDLTKGRITYRLKNAPKR
- the rpmC gene encoding 50S ribosomal protein L29; the encoded protein is MALPQVSEAREKSDEQIAERILEVKKELFQLRFEKGTRRLETPHQFKHLKHELAQLMTVERERQLKAAASAE
- a CDS encoding adenylate kinase: MARLIFLGAPGAGKGTQAKMLADSQGIPHISTGDILRAAVKNQTPLGVKAKAFMDAGELVPDSLVIDLIRERLKESDAQPGWILDGFPRNVAQAGFLDQLLSEIGQAVDNAVNLDVPDEVVVERLVKRGAAEGRSDDNEATIRRRLEVYRQQTAPLISYYDGQHKVKVIDGNQAMDAVKASLMAVVA
- the rplX gene encoding 50S ribosomal protein L24; its protein translation is MAKSTPVRQSMHVKTGDTVQVITGKDKGKVGTVSRIFPKASKVIVDGVNVQTKHQKPQNEGEAGQIITREAPIHSSNVMLYSEKQKTVSRVCYTIQDGKKVRMLKKTGEILD
- the rplO gene encoding 50S ribosomal protein L15, yielding MRLTDVKPQKGSQQRGRRIGRGIAAGQGASGGFGMRGQKSRSGRPTRPGFEGGQTPLYRRLPKLKGFEIINQKHYTVINVGALNDMPAKSEVTLASLMEAGIITQDDGPLKVLGDGELKVALNIKAAGCTASAKQKIEAAGGSCEVTTKKVWMRDRSKK
- the secY gene encoding preprotein translocase subunit SecY, yielding MVNRDKAPSAQETFSQMAKASGLRGRLLTTIGLLVLIRLGIYIPVPGIDRLAFAEAIANNPALSFLDLFSGGGLRSLGIFALGIIPFINASIIIQLLTAAIPSLERLQKEEGEAGRRKIGQITRYVALGWAVVQSTMLTIGLLRPFAQGFGPQFVIETVLALTAGAMFVMWVSELLTERGVGNGASLVIFLNIVATLPQSMGASFEQLQTGNREFVTGFVILLLMFLAIVVGIVFVEEGARRIPIVSARRQVGRNQMSMERTSYLPLKLNQGGVMPIIFASAVLTLPAILQQVFGTNAEVAGALAKFNSSLIARDIFYFILILFFSYFYATLVVQPEDMSKNLKKMGASIPGVRPGNATTAYISKVMNRLTLLGALFLSLVAIVPTAVESATKVTTFRGFGATSLLILVGVAIQTAKQVQTYVISQRYEGMVNK
- the rplR gene encoding 50S ribosomal protein L18, translated to MAKVSRKQATRFRHARIRKRLSGTAERPRLAVFRSNGHIYVQLIDDVAQSTLAAASSIDKELKGKLDSGANQAAAVEVGKLIAQRAKSKGVAQVVFDRGGNLYHGRVKALAEAAREAGLEF